A section of the Clostridium sp. TW13 genome encodes:
- a CDS encoding DUF975 family protein: MWSRKELKDRAKSILREIYWCAFGVSIVIALAGGGSSGGGSAYHHNDSNVYNHFDDWRLALILLTISIGIVVLIFLRIFIGYNLEVGGRRYFIQSAQRKNNKKCFSFAFKEGNYIGIVKTMFVTKVFIFLWTLLLIIPGIIKSYAYRMVPYILADNPNIGVMDAIKLSNEMTRGHKFEIFVLDLSFIGWYLLGALALGVGVLFVMPYENATNAELYLVLRNNALTDNLCSSEDLLLQQQNTDEFNEW, translated from the coding sequence ATGTGGTCTAGAAAAGAATTAAAGGACAGAGCTAAGTCTATTTTAAGGGAAATTTATTGGTGTGCATTTGGTGTTAGCATCGTCATTGCATTAGCAGGTGGAGGTAGTAGCGGAGGCGGAAGTGCTTATCACCATAATGATTCAAATGTTTATAATCATTTTGATGATTGGAGACTGGCATTAATCTTGCTCACTATATCAATTGGTATTGTAGTACTAATTTTTCTACGTATTTTTATCGGATATAATTTAGAAGTAGGTGGAAGACGTTATTTTATTCAATCAGCTCAACGTAAAAATAATAAAAAGTGTTTTAGTTTTGCTTTTAAAGAAGGAAACTATATTGGAATAGTAAAAACAATGTTTGTAACAAAAGTCTTTATTTTCCTTTGGACTTTGTTATTAATAATACCTGGTATAATCAAATCTTATGCATACAGAATGGTCCCATATATACTTGCAGATAATCCTAATATAGGAGTTATGGACGCCATTAAACTAAGCAATGAGATGACAAGAGGTCATAAATTTGAAATCTTTGTGTTAGATTTATCATTTATAGGCTGGTATCTATTAGGAGCATTGGCTTTAGGCGTAGGTGTATTATTTGTAATGCCTTATGAGAATGCTACAAATGCTGAACTATATTTAGTATTAAGAAACAATGCATTAACAGATAACCTATGTAGTTCTGAAGATTTATTATTACAACAACAAAATACAGATGAATTTAATGAGTGGTAA
- a CDS encoding GNAT family N-acetyltransferase yields the protein MSISFRYYVDDDFLKLEELVLKSYEWGKPAWGFSRHEFCRGVHSAWANVKDNWRHIVGVWEEDNKVVSAVICEGVWHGDAFFLFDSLERQRDSELLKSMFHHAETHLSCFTKDYKDKTRYLHLVIPPEYDMVKKMAKERGYQVTQNAERSLILPFSEKKFAVVLPEGYTIADGNQTEDFWLSNTHMFSFNYTLPTSETGEKGFHDLRKMPGYKPELDLCMLDEEGKPVGIAIIWYNERMPYCELEPLGVTWWSRRKGIATALIYEAANRIMDKAPQCKGMLGGDQQFYWDLGFKVEAIHEIWDWSKEF from the coding sequence ATGAGTATTTCTTTTAGATATTATGTAGATGATGATTTTTTAAAGTTAGAAGAACTTGTTTTGAAAAGTTATGAATGGGGGAAGCCAGCATGGGGATTTAGTCGCCATGAGTTTTGCCGTGGAGTTCATAGTGCGTGGGCAAATGTAAAAGATAATTGGAGGCATATTGTTGGAGTATGGGAAGAAGATAACAAGGTTGTTTCAGCAGTTATATGTGAAGGGGTGTGGCATGGTGATGCATTTTTCCTTTTTGATTCTTTAGAACGACAAAGAGACAGTGAACTACTTAAAAGTATGTTTCATCATGCAGAAACACATCTATCTTGTTTTACAAAAGACTATAAAGATAAAACTAGATATTTACACTTAGTGATTCCACCAGAGTATGATATGGTGAAAAAGATGGCAAAAGAAAGAGGATATCAGGTAACACAAAATGCAGAACGATCACTGATACTTCCATTTTCAGAAAAGAAATTTGCTGTAGTTCTTCCTGAAGGATATACTATAGCTGATGGAAATCAAACAGAAGACTTTTGGCTTTCTAATACCCATATGTTTTCATTTAATTATACACTTCCAACCTCAGAAACTGGTGAAAAGGGATTTCATGATTTAAGAAAAATGCCAGGATATAAACCTGAACTTGACTTGTGTATGTTAGATGAGGAAGGAAAACCAGTAGGAATAGCTATCATCTGGTACAATGAAAGAATGCCTTATTGTGAATTAGAGCCACTTGGAGTTACATGGTGGAGCAGAAGAAAAGGAATCGCTACAGCATTAATATATGAAGCAGCTAATCGTATTATGGACAAGGCACCACAATGTAAAGGAATGCTTGGAGGAGATCAGCAATTTTATTGGGACTTAGGTTTCAAAGTTGAAGCCATTCATGAAATTTGGGATTGGAGCAAAGAGTTTTAA